Proteins from a genomic interval of Dermacentor variabilis isolate Ectoservices chromosome 8, ASM5094787v1, whole genome shotgun sequence:
- the LOC142590759 gene encoding uncharacterized protein LOC142590759: protein MAVGRIGEYHLGTNASWDEYVERLEMFCEANKIAKEEQKRAVLLSCCGEEAYGLIVTLVKPARPTTATYEEIKMAVRKHLHPRPSELYARFLFYKRNQAVEESVADYVTALRKLAEDCGFGDVQLPMDILMRDRFVCGIQNEAVQQRLLAEHDLTFNVAYDMAATAEATAKQQRDIRMHGRDEAKDCQGMIQSTRTKQDATQRDLVATVATVFRRDLPGFNGPPIHIELKDDAQPVFLKSRPVPLALKDDVGKEVDRLAQQGIWEPVAYSNWATPLVVYLAGREFTVITDHKPLLGLFNTDKRVPEVVSPRMLRWILCLSAYNYSLQYRRGQENADALSRLPAPGDEDEPRPPGDVLLLEAVECAPLQVADIAALIMKDKVLSMVKEWILSGWPSTQLDSKFAPYEHTTPHSVTGKSPAELMFGRRLRTALDRLHPDRQYVPEPQRPEIKRFHVGDAVYAKSFCPGPRWKAARVVAVRGPVSYIVQLDNGERHHRHRNQLRSAWTRLEADPVSSADYHVRLPPTVRRPQQLPVSTEAASRRCKTGPSYPRPGRDAINTR from the exons ATGGCCGTCGGCAGGATCGGCGAGTATCATCTCGGCACAAACGCGTCATGGGACGAATACGTCGAGAGGCTAGAAATGTTCTGCGAAGCTAACAAGATAGCgaaagaagaacagaaaagagccgTCCTGCTGAGTTGTTGCGGCGAAGAAGCGTACGGGCTCATCGTGACTCTGGTGAAGCCAGCAAGACCGACAACAGCAACCTACGAGGAAATTAAGATGGCGGTTCGCAAGCACCTGCATccaaggccttcagagctatacGCAAGGTTTTTATTCTACAAGAGAAACCAGGCTGTCGAGGAATCAGTTGCGGACTACGTCACGGCGCTTCGGAAGCTAGCCGAAGACTGCGGTTTTGGCGACGTGCAGCTCCCGATGGACATCCTGATGCGAGATCGTTTCGTATGCGGCATCCAGAACGAAGCAGTTCAACAGCGACTTCTCGCAGAACACGACCTTACGTTCAACGTTGCGTACGACATGGCCGCGACCGCAGAAGCGACAGCCAAGCAACAACGAGACATACGGATGCACGGCCGAGACGAGGCGAAGGACTGCCAGGGCATGATACAATCAACCCGCACGAAGCAAGACGCCACGCAGAGGGATCTAGTTGCTACCGTTGCAACG GTGTTTCGCAGGGACCTTCCTGGCTTCAACGGACCACCAATTCACATCGAACTGAAAGACGACGCTCAACCAGTGTTTCTCAAAAGTCGACCAGTTCCACTGGCCCTCAAGGACGACGTGGGCAAGGAAGTGGATCGCTTGGCCCAACAAGGGATATGGGAACCCGTCGCGTACTCCAACTGGGCCACGCCACTGGTAGTG TACCTTGCTGGGCGAGAATTTACGGTCATAACGGACCACAAGCCATTACTGGGCCTGTTTAACACGGACAAGAGGGTGCCTGAAGTTGTGTCGCCCAGAATGCTCCGTTGGATTTTATGTTTGTCTGCGTATAACTACAGCCTTCAGTACAGGCGAGGCCAAGAAAACGCCGACGCACTCAGTCGTCTGCCAGCACCGGGAGACGAAGACGAGCCACGTCCACCTGGGGACGTGCTCCTGCTGGAAGCGGTCGAGTGCGCACCGCTGCAGGTGGCAGACATCGCTGCGCTGATCATGAAGGACAAAGTATTATCCATGGTAAAGGAATGGATCCTTAGTGGCTGGCCGTCAACACAACTGGACAGCAAGTTCGCGCCTTACGAG CACACGACGCCGCATTCGGTCACGGGGAAATCTCCGGCAGAATTGATGTTCGGACGAAGGCTGAGGACAGCCTTGGACAGACTTCATCCGGACCGGCAATACGTGCCGGAACCGCAACGACCGGAGATTAAGAGGTTCCACGTCGGTGACGCGGTCTATGCTAAAAGCTTTTGTCCAGGTCCAAGGTGGAAGGCGGCcagggttgtggcagtgcgaggCCCGGTGTCGTACATCGTCCAGCTGGACAACGGCGAACGCCATCACAGGCACCGGAACCAGTTGAGGAGCGCCTGGACGAGGCTCGAAGCCGATCCAGTCTCAAGTGCAGACTACCACGTCAGGCTGCCTCCTACAGTCAGACGACCACAACAGCTGCCGGTCAGCACGGAAGCAGCCAGCCGCAGGTGCAAGACCGGGCCAAGCTACCCAAGACCCGGTCGAGACGCGATCAACACGCGTTAG